Proteins encoded by one window of Rutidosis leptorrhynchoides isolate AG116_Rl617_1_P2 chromosome 7, CSIRO_AGI_Rlap_v1, whole genome shotgun sequence:
- the LOC139859669 gene encoding uncharacterized protein, translated as MVAEMEIRDGNSWCWKLDWIRSPAGRAAVICDKWLWTANNDQMYKVNYIRCIIDNLSLVSNSHSQETKFNRLVHLKINVFAWRVKRKRLSVLVELDRKCIDIDSVLCPCCTNDTETVNHCLVSCEIAKATWNKVIRWWNLTYNSFSSIDDLLDLSLPRSNTQCKKIWEGISWITAYYIWKNKNAKVFAKKVMCSDAILQEI; from the exons ATGGTAGCAGAAATGGAAATTCGTGATGGGAACTCTTGGTGTTGGAAGTTGGATTGGATCAGATCTCCTGCTGGACGGGCGGCAG TTATTTGTGACAAATGGCTATGGACTGCAAATAATGATCAGATGTACAAAGTTAACTATATCAGGTGCATTATCGATAATCTTTCCCTGGTAAGCAACTCGCATTCTCAAGAAACAAAGTTTAATCGACTGGTTCATCTGAAAATCAACGTGTTCGCATGGAGAGTGAAAAGGAAAAGATTGTCGGTGTTAGTGGAACTAGATAGAAAGTGTATAGACATCGATTCGGTGCTATGTCCATGCTGCACAAATGATACTGAAACTGTCAATCATTGTTTGGTTTCATGCGAAATAGCCAAGGCAACATGGAACAAGGTGATAAGATGGTGGAACTTAACGTATAACTCCTTTTCGTCAATTGATGATTTGTTAGATCTCTCACTCCCAAGATCCAATACACAATGTAAAAAGATATGGGAAG GTATATCGTGGATCACCGCCTATTACATATGGAAGAATAAAAACGCGAAAGTATTTGCTAAAAAGGTTATGTGTAGTGATGCGATACTCCAAGAAATTTAG
- the LOC139858795 gene encoding uncharacterized protein, whose product MGITNSKTDQCEALRLCKERKKFIKKAIDSRYDFAAAHLAYVQSLRNIGISLLKFAESEVILDSSLPTEISKTPTQSLHPSPSPPHLGGSGDGGGVSPNQPPVSNLSYMRSSGSNAVTVSLNPSKIEISNTRVYVDDVESMSFTMPPPPPPPPESTSSWDYFDPTGENESFRFVGHDGFHVNFSDMSVHKEFSVKDSDLYEGFVTPPEDSKKDQNKNEDAKLVGSKMVEFDNGGDSAAAAAGALIPRNSQTESNKDSCLTEGEMEDPCEYITHRAKDFVSSIKEIESRFFRASECGKEVSRMLEADKIRVGYSEAKGSSTATNLVCVNCCKGKSELVSDEHQHEPKVIKWKRSTSSRSSSSRNPLAPSKDDNDDSGSDFIEEFCMIAGSHSSTLDRLYAWERKLYDEVKASESIRKVYDRKCDKLRHQFAKDLKTHVIDKTRAVVKDLHSRIIVALHTVDSISKRIEKMRDEELQPQLLELIQGLNRMWKAMLECHHAQYITMSLAYHLKKQKSKTHQDETKKQIIDELQNEIECFGLSFANMVNSQTSYVGSINSWLQICIIQPKERRRRPTSPKRSVGPPIFVICRDWSEGIQRLPAQQLSDAIKAFLSHLHQHSVNEFNQNQTPLNEEDNKGEEDKKNDDDDDDVRPMNLQAVQSSLTAVLDGLTKFSEASLKMFEDIKQNGEAARYKYSNYRPSRAYSI is encoded by the exons ATGGGTATAACAAATTCAAAAACAGATCAATGTGAAGCATTGCGTTTATGCAAAGAAAGAAAGAAATTCATCAAAAAGGCAATTGATTCAAGGTATGATTTTGCAGCTGCTCATCTTGCTTATGTTCAATCACTTCGTAATATAGGAATCTCCCTGCTTAAATTTGCAGAAAGTGAAGTAATATTAGATTCATCTTTACCAACTGAAATTAGCAAAACCCCAACACAATCTTTACACCCATCGCCGTCTCCGCCGCACCTAGGTGGTTCCGGTGACGGCGGCGGTGTTAGTCCCAATCAGCCTCCGGTTTCGAATTTAAGTTATATGAGGTCTAGTGGGAGTAATGCAGTTACTGTTAGTCTTAATCCATCTAAGATTGAAATTAGCAATACTAGGGTTTATGTAGATGATGTTGAATCTATGTCCTTTACAATGCCGCCACCGCCTCCACCTCCGCCTGAATCGACATCTTCGTGGGATTATTTTGATCCTACAGGTGAAAACGAGAGTTTTCGATTTGTGGGTCATGATGGGTTTCATGTGAATTTCAGTGATATGAGTGTGCATAAAGAGTTTAGTGTTAAAGATTCTGATCTATATGAAGGATTTGTGACTCCTCCTGAGGATTCGAAAAAGGATCAGAATAAGAATGAGGATGCGAAATTGGTTGGTTCGAAAATGGTTGAATTTGATAATGGAGGTGATtcagctgctgctgctgctggtgctttgaTTCCGCGAAATTCGCAAACCGAATCGAATAAGGATAGTTGTTTGACTGAAGGAGAGATGGAGGATCCTTGTGAGTATATTACACATAGGGCTAAAGATTTTGTTTCGAGTATTAAAGAAATCGAGAGTCGGTTTTTTCGAGCATCCGAATGTGGAAAAGAAGTTTCTAGAATGTTGGAGGCAGATAAGATTCGAGTTGGGTATTCTGAGGCTAAAG GTAGCTCGACCGCAACAAATTTGGTGTGCGTGAATTGTTGCAAAGGAAAAAGTGAACTGGTTTCAGATG AACATCAGCATGAGCCAAAAGTGATTAAATGGAAGCGATCAACATCATCACGTTCATCGTCTTCACGTAACCCTTTAGCACCATCGAAAGACGATAATGATGATAGTGGAAGTGATTTTATAGAAGAGTTTTGTATGATTGCTGGAAGCCATTCTTCGACTCTAGATAGACTTTATGCATGGGAACGAAAGCTTTATGATGAAGTGAAG GCAAGTGAATCCATCAGAAAAGTGTATGACAGAAAGTGTGACAAGCTTAGACACCAATTTGCAAAGGATCTCAAAACTCATGTCATTGATAAAACTCGAGCTGTCGTTAAAGATCTTCATTCAAGAATCATTGTTGCTCTTCATACTGTTGATTCCATATCAAAAAGGATCGAAAAAATGAGGGACGAAGAGTTGCAACCGCAACTCCTAGAACTCATTCAGGG ATTGAACAGGATGTGGAAGGCGATGCTCGAGTGCCATCACGCACAGTATATAACCATGTCATTAGCTTACCATTTAAAGAAACAAAAATCCAAAACTCATCAAGACGAAACAAAGAAGCAGATTATCGATGAACTTCAAAACGAGATCGAATGTTTCGGTTTAAGCTTTGCAAACATGGTCAACAGTCAAACATCATACGTAGGATCTATCAACAGTTGGCTCCAGATCTGCATCATTCAACCAAAAGAACGAAGAAGACGACCTACTTCTCCTAAAAGATCCGTGGGACCACCTATATTCGTTATATGTCGTGATTGGTCAGAAGGGATCCAAAGATTGCCAGCTCAACAACTGAGTGACGCCATTAAAGCGTTTTTATCTCATCTTCATCAGCATTCAGTCAACGAGTTTAACCAAAACCAGACACCTTTGAATGAAGAGGATAATAAAGGTGAAGAAGacaaaaagaatgatgatgatgatgatgatgttagaccGATGAATCTGCAGGCTGTGCAGTCGAGTTTGACTGCAGTTCTTGATGGGTTGACCAAGTTTTCTGAGGCTTCTTTGAAGATGTTTGAAGACATCAAGCAAAACGGTGAAGCTGCTCGATATAAGTATTCGAATTACAGGCCATCAAGAGCTTATAGTATATGA